From the Chionomys nivalis chromosome 18, mChiNiv1.1, whole genome shotgun sequence genome, the window AATGAATGCTTTCAGTGAAACAGGCGGTGAGCGAGACTGTTACAGTTACATGTCTTACAAAACAGGAGGACCAAGCGAGCACTAACTTGCAGTAATAAAGTGATTTGCTTAAAACATACATTTCTTGCCagaggtggtgacacacacctttaatcccagtatttgggagacagaatcagggggatctctgtgagttggaaactaacctggtttacagaatgagttccagggtagccagggctacacagagaagccctgtctcaaacacacatatATCTCTATTGAGTTGATATTTTGAGATGTGAGCCTATCATTCaggtttttatatttctttgtttggttttgatttttcaagacagggtttctctgtatagccctggctatcctggaattcactctggaaaccaggttggctttgaactcagagatctacctacctgcctctgcctcccaagtgctgaaatttaaggtgtgtgcctgctttgggattttaattttaagagtgcgtgtgtgtctgtgtgtatacacatgtgaaaTCCTAGGCAGGGACCCACAGAAGCCaaaggcatcagatttcctggagctggagttaaagatgattgtgagctggAGTGTAGGTGCTGGTACCCGAGCTCCAGTTCTCTGCTAAAGTAGTGTACactttaagcactgagccacctctcccgCCCTGTTCAGGCTATTTCTGATGTCCTTTAGAGGACTGCCAGTTtgttgaaaatgtaaaaattatgttaaatataGGAACTTATATAATTATAGTGTGTGAGACTAAGACAGTATTATAGGTTGGATTTAGAGGCTCATGACTGTAATACCAGTACTTAGAAAGCAGTGGTAGGAAGActactgagttcaaggcaagcctggatTACATAAGCCCTTATctctaaacaaaaaaataatactaCAAACATGCCCTATACAATAGCAGTGATGGGTAAGATAATTCTGTGAGGGAGAAAATCTTGTGATCAGGTTTCATAAAAAGTAGTTGTTAAACTTTTAGAAGGACTTAGAAGATTCAAGTGGGGTAGACCATTGATAAGTacttaaaactttataaaaatacttaaaactcTTAAAAGTCTCTAATTTCCATATTTGCAGAAACTTGAAAGGCCagtgaacaaagaaaaaaatacaaatatgccCCCTTTCCAGCCATaatttgtaatgtaaatatgaaacaattaaaaattttataaaacatttataattatattcttaTAATCAAGCTTGACAAATTGACTAATTTCAGAGTATAATTATCTTGAATCTGTTAATATGTAAAGAGAAATGACATTAATGACAAGCTAAGAGCATCTGTCTATCcaagtgtggtgacacacactgttAATCTctgacttgggaagcagaggcagaatgaTCTGTGAGCTACAGGCCATATAGGACTGTGTAATTGACCCTGTCACAGAAACAAACATCTCTTAATGTTTGTCAGCCTTTTCCGAACAAATTCTTTCTGGTACTTCATGTACATCAGTAGGCGTTGACGAATCATTTATAAATGAGTATCTTTGTCCTTAGGCACAGACATAAAGTCATGTAGTATTTAAAAACTCACTCAGCAGTGAAGGATGCACACCGTATGGATGAACGTCATGAACAGTAGTGAGGCATGAGGGTTTCCACCGAGGTCTTGCCTAGCTTCAGTGAAGGTGTCAGTTCCTAGGTCACTGAATGATGACAACAGTGGGTGGATATTGAGTtaggaagagaagagatgggaaaTGATAAACAGAGAATAAAGGGAGAATATCCAATTTAAGATGAAAATAGTTGACAGTCTAGAATAgagctttgtttttaaaagaccgAGTTAGAGACGTAGGGACGTGAGTTTCCGTAGGCAGCACAGATGTGAGCAGAACTGCTTGTCCGTGTGTTGGTGACTGCGAGATGAGGCCGGAGGTCTTAGGGCTGTGGTCTTACATCCAGGCACATGTCTAGATTGTGTTTCTTTTTACAGCCAAGTGCAAGATCTGTGAGTGGGCATTTGAGAGCGAGCCACTGTTTCTCCAGCATATGAAGGACACTCATAAGCCTGGAGAGATGCCTTATGTTTGTCAGGTATTGCCTTTTTCTCCAGAGCGGTTTTTaggcattttgttttaaaactgaTTGTAAAGAAATTTGCTAATGAATACCCTAACTCCCCGCTGTCCACATACTGTGTAGTGCTCTGAAGACATGGGCAGAGACTGACACAGTCCATGCAGTGAGGACTTTGTAGAGGAGAGTCTGTCTCCGGGCTTCCCCTCTCAGGATAGGATGATTTTATTCCGTAGAAAATATAGGCTGTTCTCAGACTGGTCTGTCCTTTACTGTTTTTATCACAGCTAAATGTATCACCCACATAGATCTTCATTACAGGACCAGAACAATAATACCCATGCATTTAAGAATCCTTTCTCTGCATATCCTTGTTACTTCTTTTTATGGCTCCAGTTACTCACTCTTAACTTATTTTCCTTCTTGCGTGACCTCAGGTGTGTCAGTATCGCTCCTCCCTCTACTCTGAGGTAGATGGCCATTTTCGGATGATTCATGAAGATACTCGGCATTTGCTCTGCCCGTATTGCCTGAAAGTCTTCAAAAATGGCAATGCGTTCCAGCAGCACTACATGAGGCACCAGGTATCAGCACCAAGCAATCCTGTATTCTCATTTGAAGTTTTGGGTTCTAGGGTCAGGGTTGAGATAGATAAATGATACGGGTAGAGAACATATATTGTGAGCAAACATGGTTCAGGTCCTGTTACGTGCTACACCGGGTTAGATGGTAGAGATTTAGTGctaaaagaaacaatatttggggctggagaaatggctcagtggttaagagcactgactgctcttccagaggtcctgagttcaattcccagcaaccacatggtggctaacagccATCTTTAATGAGACccggtgcccccttctggcctgcaggcacacatgtaaggaatgctgtacacataataaataaatctgaaaaaaaaaaaagaaaagaaacaatacgTGAGCCATTTTTAGGACTGTGTTAACAGAGCAAGAGAAGCATCTCCCTATTGTGGGAGCTGAGCGGATATCCAGGAAGAAGTGGTTGGTATTTAGGGTCAGAAGGATGAGTAAGGATGAAGAGTGAGGTGGAACAGAAGTAGTTCCTCTGAAGCGCAAGGCAAGCCTGTGGAGGTGTAAGGAAGCAAGAGGCGTTCAGTGTGGATCGTAGGATACAAGGCAGCATTGGAAGCTAGGCGGGGACGGCCATGGGTGCTTTCCTCCCCTGGGGGATAAGCTCCTACTTGTTTTATTCAAGATTTAACCTGGCAGCACTAAGTGACCTGAGTGGAAGTTGAGAGCAGAGGCAAGACTAACTTTAATCACTAGATAGAGATGACAGTATGTTGGTTTGTGCAGTGAGGAAAAGGGACAGTCAAGAGGGACTTCTAAGACAGCATGGTACTTGGGATCTAGAGGTGGGTTGAGTGGAGATGGCGGGAGAATAAGAATAGCTCCTGAACCGAGTACTGCCTTTGTCTTCGCAGTTTTAGCCATACTGCTGTCAGGCTGAGTTCTAGAGGGCTCAAGAGTTTGAGACcctgtagcctaggctacatagcaagatcttgtGTCAAAAAGTCTTAAATTTGACATTTGGGTGAACAAGCAGGACTCTTTACTGAGACATACTGGAGAAAGCAAATTTTTGAGAGAATATTGAGATTTGGGTATTTTGGCTTAGCACTGTCTGTTGACATTACAATATATCTGGTAGATAATAGATCTGAAGTCTGGGTTGTTACAAGAATAATTTGAGAATTGTTATGTAAATTCATGAggttttaaactttttcttttttgagacttggtcttactatgtagccttagctggcctcaaacctcaaatttacagagattcacgtgcctctgcctcctggctgcttAAAGGTACCACACCtagctgattttatttttaattttatttttgttttaatgtgtattgttttgcctatgtgtgtgtctatgcccCATATGCATGCCAGTGCCAAGAGTTACAGATGTAAGGCACTGTGTGAATGCTGGAATTGAACAAGCTTCCTCTTGAGAGCAGCTGGTCGTAGTTTGACCCACTGCTAGCCCCCAGCTGACCTGACCCTTGTAAAGTGTCCTAAGTACTCCAAATGCGTGAAGGATAGGGATGAGAGTCCTTCAAGTCTCTATCCATAAAACCGCTACCAAATTCCTAGTAGGAGTTTTGTTGCCAAGGAAACTAAAGTGTTCTGAAGAAAAGGGTGTGATCAAAATGCCCAGGCCACAGGAATGTTAAGCTAAAAAGAAACCAGAGGCAGACCCTTTATTAAGCAGCATTAAGAGACTGTTTGATTGGTTGGGTTCTAGCAGGAGAAACAAAGGACTTGAGAAAGTAAACGGAGACAGCCCAAAGACGTGCGTTTACACAGGAGGACAGAGGCATGGCTGCGGGGAAGATGGAGGTTGTGttgctatattttatttacaatatGGAATAGACATAACCTTGTTTTAAAATGCTATAGAAAGGCtagtatggtggctcacactgtaatcccagcactcaggaggctgaggtagtaGAATTGCCGTTAATTTGAGGCCTGCCTAGACTGCTGAGTAAGTTACAGGCTAGCCTCGGATACACAGTGagtctctgtcttttaaaaaaaaaaaaaaagtaaacaatgcTACAAGAAAACCTACTAGAGGAGAATGAAGGTTTGTAAGAGAAATAAGAATGGAGAACAAGGTGGGTGCTGTGTGCTCCGTGTTGACATGTACATACACAGTCACTCAGAAAGAGTACAGGCCTGATGTTACATTTATTTGCTATCCAAGTAAAGAAAGTTACAGATATGAGTCCTGTTTTGGCAGACCAAGTCCTAAAACAGTCTCTGAAACATCTCTGTATAGATGTATTAAGATTCCCCCCATATGTAGGGGGGAGTCCTATCTTTTGTTTGTGGCTGGAGAGTGTCTTGGTGGTAGGGTGCTTGCTTGGCATAAGGAAGGCTTCGACTTCTTGCTTGTATCCCTACACCaccagaaaagaaacaaggagaCTTTGCTCTGTGGTTGCTTATATGCTGTTGGTAAGAAAGTGTGCGTGAACCAGTCTGTGGCAGAGAATCAAGAGTCTGGTTAAAGGCAACCCTGGAATGTGAAGGAGCGGAGTGAGAAGTCcgggtggttttgttgtttgcttgacAGTTTTACcgtgtatatttttgtgtttttaaaaattctaaaagaacGTTCAAGATGATAGTGTGTGTTGCTGGCCTGTGTGCTCCAAGTCAAGAAGAAATCCTGGCCTCCCATTTTTTGGGGCATGAGATGGTGTTGTTAGTGAAAGGCTTCCTGGTCTTGAATAGTTGTTTCCTTGCTCAGTGAATTCcccacagaaggaaggaaagaatagtGCTGACATTGATCCACTGTGAACCTTTAAGgaattcttgtgttttgttttttctcttcagaAGAGAAATGTTTATCACTGCAACAAATGCCGGCTACAGTTTCTCTTTGCCAAGGACAAAATTGAACACAAGCTTCAGCACCATAAAACCTTCCGTAAACCTAAGCAACTGGAAGGCTTGAAACCAGGCACCAAGGTAAAGGGTTTGACAGAAGTTACTTTCACAGATCCGGAGAGGGTAAGAGTGGAGTTAGACAGTACTCTGAGGTTTACTGTGGGAGCCATCTAATGGTTCTTCCCTTGATTTTCAGGTAACAATCCGGGCTTCTCGGGGGCAGCCACGAACTGTTCCTGTGTCAAATGATACGTCTTCTAGCACCTTACAGGAGGCCGCACCACTGACCTCCTCCACTGACCCCTTGCCAGTCTTCCTTTATCCCCCTGTCCAGCGCAACATCCAGAAGAGAGCTGTGAGGAAAATGTCAGTGCCTTCTTCTAAATGCTAAGCGGGTGGGAACTGTGTGTGCAGGGCATTTCCTGATAGCCAAGGAAATCAGGATCAGTGGTCAGAActaatgatctttttttttttttttttgacaggagcGTCATGGGCCGGCAGACATGTCTGGAGTGCAGCTTTGAGATCCCGGATTTCCCTAATCATTTCCCAACCTACGTGCACTGCTCTCTCTGCCGCTACAGCACCTGCTGCTCTCGAGCTTATGCCAACCACATGATCAAGTGAGTTGGGAAGAAACCAGCACTTGTAGTTTAGGGTCCAAAACTCAGCACAGCCTCTCccatttctattttgttgcttttcaactcggtttttgagacagagtttctctgtgtcacagccctagctgtcttggaactacttctgtagaccaggctggcttcgaactcacagagatccacttgcctctggcttccaagtgctgggattaaaggcgtgcaccaccactgcccagctctttttttcaactctttttttttttttggattttcgagacagggtttctctgtagctttttggttcctgtcctggaactagctcttctagaccaggctggccttgaactcactgagatccgcctgcctctgcctcccgagtgctgggattaaaggtgtgcgccaccaccgcccggctgttttcaACTCTTAAAGCTGTTGGCCCATCTCTTCTTGGAAGATAAAAGAGCAAGCCCGTATTCATTTGACTTTGTTAATCTGTACTCCAAATAATCTCCTAGGGTCTCGCTACTGAAAGTACAGTTCAGGCATTGGATGGGGCTTGTTAGAAATGTTGATTCTTAGCCCTATCCTAGACCTGAATTGTAATTGATCCTCAggttattttgtgtttatattgAAGTTTGAGAAGGCATCTCTTTGGTTGGACATTGTCATTGGTTGTAACTCTGTTTGTCTTTTTCAGCAATCATGTTCCACGGAAGAGCCCCAAGTATTTGGCTTTGTTTAAAAATTCTGTAAGGTAATAAAAtactttctctgtaatttttaaagttgttAATATCATATCTTTATTTTGTGGAGTGATTATGTGCATCGCTCCCTTATTTAAGCCTCAAAGTTTAGCTGTTTTAATGTCAGTGCCATATGTATCTGATATactcttggtcctctctctcttttctccctctcagtGGAATCAAGCTGGCTTGCACTTCGTGCACCTTTGCTACCTCTGTGGGAGATGCCATGGCCAAGCATTTAGTGTTCAATCCCTCTCACAGATCCAGCAGCATCTTACCACGGGGTAAGTGGGAGAAAGGATGTCATTTTGTATGAGCCAGGAGCATCTTTCTCTGGTCTCACCCATTCACTGTTTAGACACACACTACCTTAGACTGTGAACCTTCTAACCTGCAGTTAGATAAGACTGAGAAGAGTCTACTACTGGGTAGCATGTTGAAATCTAtggaatgttgttttttttttttttccccagtgatctaacttttttttaaatctcattttcccAGGGCTCACTTGGATGCCTCACTCAAGGTAACATTAATTTCATGATTTAATGTGTTCTTTGCATGATGTTTGCTCTTAGTAATACTATTATTTAAGTTCCTAAGTTTAACTGATGTTTGCGCTCTCTGCTCCCCATCTTCACTCATTTAGGCCTGGCCAGACTCCTGAACGAGCGTATGATCGGAATCTGAAGAACATGTATCTtccacctcccttcccccctAACAAAGCAGCCACTGTGAAACCTGTAGGGGCCACCCCAGCAGAACCGCAAGAGCTCACAGCTCCTCTGGCCCAGGCACTTCCATCACCAGCCTCAACTGCAACCCCACCAGCAACCCCTACTCACCCACAGCCCTTGTCCCTACCGCCCTTGGCCACAGAGGGAGCTGAATGTCTGAATGTCGAGGAGCAGGATGAAGGAAACCCCGTAACCCAGGAACCTGAACTGGCATCTGGTGGTGGAGGCGGCAGTGGGGTTAGCAAGAAAGAGCAGCTGTCTGTGAAGAAGCTGCGGGTGGTGCTGTTCGCCCTGTGCTGCAACACAGAACTGGCAGCTGAGCACTTCCGAAACCCCCAGCGTCGGATCCGTCGTTGGCTTCGACGCTTCCAGGCCTCTCAGGGAGAGAATTTAGAGGGCAAATATCTCAGCTTTGAGGCAGAAGAGAAACTGGCCGAGTGGGTGCTGATCCAGAGAGAGCAACAGCTGCCTGTAAATGAGGAAACCTTGTTTCAGAAGGCCACCAAAATAGGACGCTCTTTGGAGGGGGGGTTTAAGATATCCTACGAGTGGGCTGTGCGTTTCATGCTACGGCACCACCTCACCCCCCACGCCCGGCGAGCTGTAGCCCACACATTACCGAAGGATGTAGCAGAAAATGCAGAACTCTTTATTGAGTTTGTACAGCGGCAGATTCACAATCAGGACCTACCTTTGTCTATGATTGTGGCTATTGATGAGGTCTCCTTGTTTCTGGACACAGAAGTACTGAACAGTGATGACCGAAAGGAGAATGCTCTGCAGACAGTGGGCACAGGGGAGCCTTGGTGTGATGTAGTGCTGGCTATCCTGGCAGATGGCACTGTCCTCCCCACCCTGGTTTTCTTCCGAGGACAAGTGAATCGGCCTGCTAATGTGCCAGACTCTATATTGCTAGAGGCCAAAGAGAGCGGCTACAGTGATGATGAGATCATGGAGCTTTGGTCATCCCGTGTGTGGAAGAAGCACACAGCTTGTCAGCACGGCAAAGGCATGCTGGTGATGGACTGTCACCGCACTCACTTGTCAGAAGAGGTACTGGCCCTGCTCAGTGCCTCTAACACGCTGCCTGCTGTGGTTCCTGCAGGCTGTAGCTCTAAGATCCAGCCATTGGACGTATGCATCAAACGAACTGTTAAGAACTTCCTGCACAAAAAGTGGAAGGAGCAGGCTCGGGAAATGGCAGATACTGCCTGTGATTCTGATGTCCTGCTTCAGCTGGTGCTGAACTGGCTGAGTGAGGTGCTGGGTGTCATTGGGGACTCCCCAGAGCTAGTCCAGCGGTCCTTCCTTGTGGCTAGTGTTGTGCCAGGTCCTGATGGCAATGTTAACTCACCTACACGCAACGCTGACATGCAGGAGGAGCTCATTGTCTCCCTAGAGGAGCAGCTGAAGCTGAGTGGAGAACGGTCTGAGGAGCCGTCGGCTTCCACCCCCCGACCC encodes:
- the Pogz gene encoding pogo transposable element with ZNF domain yields the protein MADTDLFMECEEEELEPWQKISDVIEDSVVEDYNSVDKTTPVSVSQQPISAPVPIAAHASVAGHLSTSTTVSSSGVQNSDSAKKTLVTLIANNNAGNTLVQQGGQPLILTQNPAPGLGTMVTQPVLRPVQVMQNANHVTNSSVASQPIFITTQGFPVRNVRPVQNAMNQVGIVLNVQQGQTVRPITLVPAPGTQFVKPTVGVPQVFSQMTPVRPGSTVPVRPTTNTFTTVIPATLTIRSTVPQSQSQQTKSTPSTSTTPTATQPTSLGQLAVQPLGQSNQTSNPKLAPSFPSPPAVSIASFVTVKRPGVTGENSNEVAKLVNTLNTVPSLGQSPGPVLVSNNSSAQRTSGPESSVKVTSSIPVFDLQDGGRKICPRCNAQFRVTEALRGHMCYCCPEMVEYQKKGKSLDAEPNVPLAAKSSSPEKTAPVTSTPSSTPIPALSPSTKVPEPNENAGDGVQTKLIMLVDDFYYGRDGGKVAQLTNFPKVATSFRCPHCTKRLKNNIRFMNHMKHHVELDQQNGEVDGHTICQHCYRQFSTPFQLQCHLENVHSPYESTTKCKICEWAFESEPLFLQHMKDTHKPGEMPYVCQVCQYRSSLYSEVDGHFRMIHEDTRHLLCPYCLKVFKNGNAFQQHYMRHQKRNVYHCNKCRLQFLFAKDKIEHKLQHHKTFRKPKQLEGLKPGTKVTIRASRGQPRTVPVSNDTSSSTLQEAAPLTSSTDPLPVFLYPPVQRNIQKRAVRKMSVMGRQTCLECSFEIPDFPNHFPTYVHCSLCRYSTCCSRAYANHMINNHVPRKSPKYLALFKNSVSGIKLACTSCTFATSVGDAMAKHLVFNPSHRSSSILPRGLTWMPHSRPGQTPERAYDRNLKNMYLPPPFPPNKAATVKPVGATPAEPQELTAPLAQALPSPASTATPPATPTHPQPLSLPPLATEGAECLNVEEQDEGNPVTQEPELASGGGGGSGVSKKEQLSVKKLRVVLFALCCNTELAAEHFRNPQRRIRRWLRRFQASQGENLEGKYLSFEAEEKLAEWVLIQREQQLPVNEETLFQKATKIGRSLEGGFKISYEWAVRFMLRHHLTPHARRAVAHTLPKDVAENAELFIEFVQRQIHNQDLPLSMIVAIDEVSLFLDTEVLNSDDRKENALQTVGTGEPWCDVVLAILADGTVLPTLVFFRGQVNRPANVPDSILLEAKESGYSDDEIMELWSSRVWKKHTACQHGKGMLVMDCHRTHLSEEVLALLSASNTLPAVVPAGCSSKIQPLDVCIKRTVKNFLHKKWKEQAREMADTACDSDVLLQLVLNWLSEVLGVIGDSPELVQRSFLVASVVPGPDGNVNSPTRNADMQEELIVSLEEQLKLSGERSEEPSASTPRPRSSPEETVDPESLHQLFEGESETESFYGFEEADLDLMEI